The Bombus pascuorum chromosome 11, iyBomPasc1.1, whole genome shotgun sequence genome has a window encoding:
- the LOC132912082 gene encoding odorant receptor 13a-like: MKNERNNRELGAHYRSRLEMSPKRDRDLSITVVSFYMKIVGFWPVNNHVEQRWRNFATIYTIFAILIAIVVETRDLFFTWGDFSGTVYIMCNLVTIILVLFKILVCFVYKTELLSLIRCKRTCTVLVCVFTFFAQGTVISYMIGPIQANIGRNETNRILPFNVWLNAPIIYMTPYFEIEFIIQILCLYHVGVSYLCFDNILCIINLHTAGQFRILQYRLENMCGVNNNGKLSHSICKYMKLKTYIQQHQMLIEYCKKLEQVFNLIVLGQVSLFSLLMCLDGYLVFTEDAPLTRRLIFLFHITGCMCQLLMFTYSCDCLIRDSTNVANAAYKSLWSFLPMDKYGKILRRDLMLIIMRSNIPCCLTASGFFVVSLETYTGILSTAASYFTLLRNHASDTP, encoded by the exons ATGAAAAACGAACGGAATAATCGAG AGCTTGGGGCACACTACCGTTCAAGACTCGAAATGAGCCCGAAGAGAGACAGAGATCTTTCGATCACCGTCGTGTCCTTCTATATGAAAATCGTTGGCTTTTGGCCGGTGAATAATCATGTCGAACAACGTTGGAGGAACTTTGCTACGATTTATACGATTTTCGCGATTCTCATCGCCATCGTGGTCGAAACGAGGGATCTGTTCTTCACTTGGGGAGATTTTAGC GGTACTGTATACATCATGTGCAACCTCGTAACTATTATTCTAGTTTTGTTCAAAATTTTGGTTTGTTTTGTATACAAAACGGAGTTGCTTAGTTTGATACG GTGTAAACGTACTTGTACGGTTCTCGTTTGCGTCTTCACTTTCTTCGCTCAAGGAACAGTTATCTCTTACATGATAGGACCAATTCAAG caaatattggaagaaacgaaacaaatcGGATACTTCCATTCAACGTATGGTTGAACGCACCAATAATCTACATGACACCATACTTCGAGATCGAGTTTATCATACAG ATTTTGTGCCTGTATCATGTTGGCGTATCCTATCTTTGTTTCGacaatattttatgcattataaATCTACATACTGCTGGACAGTTTCGTATCTTACAATACAGACTTGAAAATATGTGCGGTGTAAATAACAACGGAAAATTGTCGCACagcatatgtaaatatatgaaacttAAAACTTACATTCAGCAACATCAAATGCTCATCGAATATTGTAAAAAACTCGAGCAAGTGTTTAATTTGATCGTGCTTGGACAAGTGTCGCTGTTCAGCTTATTAATGTGCCTCGATGGATATTTAGTGTTTACG GAAGACGCTCCTCTTACGAGACGCCttattttcctatttcatATAACGGGTTGCATGTGTCAACTgctgatgttcacctatagttGCGATTGTCTGATACGAGACAGTACGAACGTAGCTAATGCCGCCTACAAAAGCTTATGGTCGTTTCTGCCGATGGACAAATATGGGAAAATATTACGAAGAGACTTGATGTTGATTATCATGAGATCTAACATACCGTGTTGTCTGACCGCCAGTGGATTCTTCGTCGTATCACTGGAAACGTATACCGGA ATTCTAAGTACCGCGGCATCGTACTTTACGTTGTTGAGAAATCATGCAAGCGATACGCCTTAA
- the LOC132912083 gene encoding odorant receptor Or2-like, translating into MWLDDSLMLSPYFEIIFVIQIFSAFLVGTCYHCFDNLLFVINLHIASQFRILQYRFSNICDINDRERYTTLERSSYTIDKYATFKTYVKQHQMLIEYCTKLENVFSVIALVQVILFSLLICLDGYLILMVSSNRVASSYSEEIARIKRLTFIFHVMGCMCQLLMFTYSCNCLIEDSEYVMNAIYTSSWSLLPMDKYGKMLRKDLMFVMMRSRAPCCLTACGFFAVSLETYTGVSNIVYVL; encoded by the exons ATGTGGCTCGACGATTCGTTAATGTTGTCAccgtattttgaaataatcttCGTAATAcag ATTTTTAGCGCGTTCCTGGTTGGTACGTGCTACCATTGCTTCGACAatcttttattcgttataaatcTGCACATTGCCAGTCAATTTCGTATTTTGCAATAcagattttcaaatatatgcGATATAAATGACCGCGAACGTTATACAACTTTGGAAAGATCGTCGTACACCATAGATAAATACGCAACGTTTAAAACTTACGTCAAACAACATCAAATGCTCATTGAATATTGTACTAAACTCGAGAATGTGTTCAGTGTAATAGCACTCGTGCAGGTGATACTCTTCAGCTTATTAATTTGTCTCGATGGATATTTGATACTTATGGTTAGTAGCAATCGCGTTGCATCGTCGTATTCC GAAGAGATTGCTCGAATAAAACGTCttactttcatatttcatGTAATGGGTTGTATGTGTCAATTATTAATGTTCACGTACAGTTGTAATTGCTTGATAGAAGACAGCGAATATGTGATGAACGCCATTTACACGAGTTCATGGTCGCTCCTGCCAATGGacaaatatggaaaaatgttaCGCAAAGATTTGATGTTCGTCATGATGAGATCCAGAGCACCCTGTTGCTTGACTGCCTGTGGATTCTTCGCTGTATCGCTGGAAACATATACAGGAGTAAGCAATATTGTGTACGTCTTATAG
- the LOC132912010 gene encoding odorant receptor 13a-like — protein sequence MQTEQELDISMRLSTFFLRHIGLWIANDPADERRMKIIFTYTMWNLIFGMIVLSRDLYFTWFYNGDTLYALANTMSLILSSVKVCVIVMHKKEFMNLVVYMKQHFFAVKYDLHEKEILNNCKKICALFISSVTTIGICAILSYITTPFIVQIGNNESTRELPFNMWIGLLSQSPYYELIFFAQIMSLSYIGICYFCFDNVFCVMAIHLGGQFRILRYRFSELCNIKYQISEQDKTSIPTDYVDRTYETFRKYVQQHQALINYYSTLENVYTVIILIQVLVFSVLICLFGYQVLLANTNSARRSIFVFLLIGALSLLFMFTYSCDDVIEHSDNVAIGAYSALWTIMPMNKHGKMLRNDLILTIERSRRVCCLTANGFFPVSLETYTKILSTAMSYFTLLSNNVTKNEA from the exons ATGCAAACGGAACAAGAGTTGGACATATCGATGAGATTGTCGACTTTCTTCTTAAGGCACATTGGCCTATGGATAGCTAATGATCCTGCAGATGAACGCcggatgaaaattatattcaccTACACAATGTGGAATTTGATATTCGGCATGATCGTCTTGAGCAGagatttgtattttacttGGTTCTACAATGGC gATACGCTTTATGCTCTTGCCAATACTATGAGTTTGATACTGAGCTCAGTCAAGGTATGCGTTATAGTGATGCACAAAAAGGAATTTATGAATCTCGTCGTGTACATGAAACAACATTTTTTCGCTGTTAAATACGATCTtcacgagaaagaaattttgaataattgcaaaaagATTTGCGCCCTTTTCATCTCTAGCGTTACCACCATTGGAATATGCGCTATACTATCTTATATAACCACGCCGTTTATTG TACAAATTGGAAACAATGAATCTACAAGGGAACTTCCATTTAATATGTGGATAGGTCTTTTATCACAATCTCCTTactatgaattaatattttttgcacag ATTATGAGTCTATCTTATATAGGAATCTGCTACTTTTGCTTCGATAATGTTTTCTGCGTCATGGCCATACACTTAGGCGGTCAATTTCGGATACTTCGATATAGATTTTCAGAACTgtgtaacataaaatatcaaataagcGAGCAAGATAAAACGTCGATACCGACGGACTATGTAGACAGAACTTACGAGACATTTAGGAAGTACGTTCAACAACATCAAGCACTGATCAATTATTACAGTACGCTAGAAAACGTGTACACGGTGATTATACTTATACAGGTGCTGGTATTTAGCGTGTTAATTTGCCTGTTCGGTTATCAAGTGTTATTG GCTAATACTAACTCTGCAAGACGTTCCATTTTCGTCTTCCTCCTAATCGGCGCGTTGTCCTTATTGTTTATGTTCACCTATAGCTGCGATGATGTAATAGAACACAGCGATAACGTTGCTATAGGAGCATATTCTGCGCTGTGGACGATTATGCCAATGAACAAACATGGGAAGATGCTTCGAAACGATTTGATATTGACAATAGAGCGCTCCAGGCGAGTCTGTTGTTTGACCGCAAATGGATTTTTTCCTGTGTCGCTGGAAACTTATACTAAG ATTTTGAGTACCGCAATGtcatattttacattgttAAGTAACAACGTAACCAAAAATGAAgcataa
- the LOC132912013 gene encoding odorant receptor 13a-like, which yields MSFIKTDDISVRLTSIFMKLVGLWMATERSEQRIRDITVGYTLVAIIFAMWLQTTDMYYSWGDFSACLFDACNILSLTMPFIKILVLLAHKEDFFRLIFYLQRKFLHGNYNDYERKIVISCKRKCTFFVCFFTLFTLATVASYIINPLIANIGRNESDRVLPFNMWIDLPVTVTPYYEIIFVLQVLSLYHIGISYFCFDNFLCIMNLHVAGQFQVLQYRIANMPDLMDKVKQSRDKILNTGSSCLANECYSIFKKYIRQHQALIAYCGKLEEVFSLIILEQVLMFSLLICLDGYQVLMADASTSIRVIFICHTMACLCQLLMFTYSCDCIIRESASIATAAYEGPWLVLPMSTSGRMMRKDLTLIILRSHIPCCLTGKGFFVVSLETYTSVLSTAASYFTLLRQRETL from the exons ATGAGTTTTATCAAGACAGACGATATATCTGTCAGATTGACGTCGATTTTTATGAAGCTCGTAGGATTATGGATGGCGACCGAACGATCCGAGCAACGCATTAGGGATATTACGGTGGGTTACACGTTGGTCGCGATCATCTTCGCCATGTGGTTGCAGACCACGGACATGTATTACTCGTGGGGAGATTTTAGC GCCTGTCTTTTCGATGCGTGCAATATATTGTCGTTAACGATGCCGTTTATCAAGATACTCGTTTTGCTTGCGCATAAAGAAGATTTTTttcgtttgatattttacCTGCAACGAAAATTTTTGCATGGAAATTACAACgattacgaaagaaaaattgtaatcagTTGTAAACGAAAATGTACATTCTTCGTTTGTTTCTTTACACTTTTCACTCTGGCCACTGTTGCCTCTTACATCATTAACCCACTTATCG CAAATATTGGAAGAAACGAGTCAGACAGGGTGCTTCCATTCAACATGTGGATTGACTTGCCAGTCACCGTAACACCAtactatgaaataatattcgttcTACAG GTTTTATCTTTATATCATATTGGAATAAGTTACTTTTGTTTCGATAATTTCTTATGCATCATGAATTTACACGTGGCTGGTCAATTTCAAGTATTGCAGTATAGAATCGCAAACATGCCAGATTTAATGGACAAAGTGAAACAAAGtagagataaaatattaaatacggGATCATCGTGCCTTGCGAATGAATGTTACagcattttcaaaaaatatatacggcAACATCAGGCGCTTATAGCGTATTGCGGGAAATTAGAGGAAGTATTCAGTTTGATTATTCTGGAGCAAGTATTGATGTTCAGCTTGTTAATTTGCCTCGATGGATATCAGGTGCTTATG GCAGACGCATCTACCTCGATACGCGTGATTTTCATTTGTCATACAATGGCATGCCTATGCCAATTGTTGATGTTCACTTACAGCTGTGACTGTATCATACGAGAAAGTGCGAGCATAGCCACCGCAGCGTACGAAGGACCTTGGCTGGTATTGCCAATGTCCACAAGCGGAAGAATGATGCGAAAAGATCTGACTCTGATTATCCTGCGATCGCACATACCTTGTTGCTTAACAGGCAAAGGTTTCTTCGTCGTATCTCTAGAAACATACACTAGC GTGCTAAGTACAGCCGCATCATATTTTACACTGCTGAGACAGCGTGAGACTCTGTGA
- the LOC132912007 gene encoding odorant receptor 13a-like, whose product MSLKYHKDVSFSVAVFYLKIVGLWLSTSLVEKWFRNALVTYTVLAIIFSMWIQLRGLYFSWGDFSVSTYIACNSLGLFMDLFKLLIIFIHKKKFLYLIVYMQKNFWHFNYNQYEKSVLADAKRMCIYFVCVFSFLSQSTIFSYIFRPLISNIGKNESDRVPIFHMYLDLPLNVSPYYEMTYLIQALTLYQVGVCYLCVDNIFCIMCLHVASQFRILQYRMANVLSLKDKVKFDQDTNLDFSGEFYALFRKCIQQHQALIGFCTSLEEIFTVIILGQVLTFSILICFVGYQALLVKLSLSWRISLVSFLTTNICQLWIFTYSCNALAQESMNTANAAYAAPWIYLPMDKFGKMARKDLQLVLMRSRRACYLTACGFFPISLETFTKIMSSAMSYFTILKQRTVDTIE is encoded by the exons atGAGCTTGAAATATCATAAAGACGTTTCTTTCAGCGTAGCAGTTTTCTATCTAAAGATCGTCGGCTTGTGGTTAAGCACTAGCCTCGTTGAGAAATGGTTCAGAAATGCCTTAGTGACGTATACTGTTCTCGCAATTATCTTTAGTATGTGGATACAATTGAGGGGTCTTTATTTCTCTTGGGGAGATTTTAGC GTCAGCACTTATATCGCGTGCAATAGTTTGGGACTATTCATGGatctatttaaattgttaattatatttatacataagaAAAAGTTTCTCTATTTAATCGTGTATATGCAGAAGAATTTCTGGCATTTCAACTACAATCAATATGAAAAATCGGTCCTAGCAGATGCGAAACGAATGTGCATCTACTTCGTCTGCGtcttctcgtttctctctcAATCTACTATCTTTAGTTACATCTTCAGACCACTAATAT CAAATATCGGGAAGAACGAGTCAGATAGGGTACCTATATTTCATATGTACTTGGACCTACCATTGAATGTCTCGccatattacgaaatgacgtactTGATACAG GCTTTGACTTTGTATCAGGTCGGCGTATGTTATCTTTGCGTCGacaatatattttgcattatgTGCTTACACGTAGCTAGTCAGTTTCGCATATTACAATACAGAATGGCCAATGTGCTAAGCCTGAAAGACAAAGTTAAATTTGATCAAGATACAAATCTGGATTTTTCGGGTGAATTTTACGCCTTGTTTAGAAAATGCATTCAACAGCATCAAGCTCTCATTGGATTCTGTACCTCGCTCGAAGAGATATTTACAGTAATTATACTCGGACAAGTGTTAACGTTTAGCATATTGATTTGTTTCGTCGGATATCAAGCGCTTCTG GTGAAGCTGTCACTTTCATGGCGCATTTCTCTCGTATCTTTCTTAACGACTAACATATGTCAGCTATGGATCTTCACGTACAGTTGTAATGCCCTAGCACAAGAAAGCATGAACACTGCTAATGCTGCGTACGCCGCACCATGGATATATTTACCAATGGACAAGTTTGGAAAAATGGCACGAAAGGATTTGCAACTCGTACTCATGAGGTCGAGACGAGCCTGTTATCTCACCGCCTGTGGCTTCTTTCCTATATCCCTGGAAACTTTCACCAAG ATTATGAGCTCCGCAATGTCATATTTCACTATACTAAAACAGCGAACCGTGGATACGATAGAATAA
- the LOC132912008 gene encoding myosin regulatory light chain 2: protein MADKEKKKKTKKKEEAAPAPAPEPEPAPAPAEEKPPTPTGTPKESGSTRASSRGSRKAKRTGSSVFSMFTQKQVAEFKEAFQLMDHDKDGVIGKNDLRATFDNVGRLVTDKELDEMLGEAPGPINFTQLLNLFATRMSGSGSDDDETVVAAFNTFDVNGKIDGERLRHALMTYGDKFTAKEVNDAYDNMYIDDKGFIDTQSLIAMLTGAGDEEEE from the exons ATG GCGgataaagagaagaagaagaagacgaaaaagaaggaggaggCAGCGCCTGCTCCTGCACCAGAACCAGAACCAGCACCTGCACCAGCGGAAGAAAAGCCACCAACTCCTACCGGTACCCCTAAAGAATCTGGTTCGACTAGAGCAAGTAGTCGGGGTAGCCGCAAAGCTAAACGCACTGGATCCAGTGTGTTTTCTATGTTTACTCAGAAACAAGTTGCCGAATTTAAAGAG GCATTCCAGCTTATGGATCACGATAAGGATGGTGTAATTGGAAAGAACGACCTTCGTGCCACTTTTGACAATGTCGGTCGTTTGGTTACCGATAAAGAACTTGACGAAATGCTAGGTGAAGCCCCTGGTCCTATCAACTTTACCCAGTTACTCAACTTGTTCGCAACTCGCATGTCGGGATCAG gTTCCGACGACGATGAAACCGTAGTTGCTGCGTTCAATACCTTCGACGTAAACGGAAAGATTGATGGTGAAAG ATTGAGGCACGCTTTGATGACATATGGTGACAAATTCACCGCGAAGGAGGTCAATGATGCTTATGATAATATGTACATTGATGACAAGGGATTTATCGATACGCAAAGCCTTATCGCAATGTTAACTGGCGCGGGAGACGAAGAGGAGGAGTAA
- the LOC132912085 gene encoding uncharacterized protein LOC132912085: MPGNETGSVEIPNISLTGEMGLWGKGLIFQDTYSSRTICASITVLEKNVEKFAEARFLETIAGSVWFRWLGGHGGDNVSDTIIYVNLYHVNNKKLQGIKYTEHYWKIYVTDIFDISKDKSSCNILQTVFDPDNAGNGKAIGDIDARLGKIKVAVDHRNEYKTVYKDSKLSLLPSTDLLGPHRQLYLVIFHPKHDDSILHCSKINHRKPVLAKTLINSHGIKGDVSLSQVTPFDPTWVNVSLTPINDLGTRLRYATKIKSYNIHELPPDPIKASNNFAKVCETTKKMYNPSNINIMDVPPAGLGTQDQYAIGDLSGKLQGRKEGSYHYDILPGSAKLNGIYWDTYLPLSGTHSVIHRSLVLHKYNETDNKSIVPWICGTLNLYLPDNIGQIPMVTAQVIYRYPIVGKIIFRQPKNDPQMDTTIIIENLVHADGNALNNSELHRWMVHDNPPGKDYYNWTGRCLSAGEPYNPYKVEWNSNPSEYCSMSEASLCRVGDLTRHSTIDIAGKKLYGSLLTRRLFTDTMLPLSGPHSILGKSLVIYDDHGPRARGERLACSIISETYHRKAVARDWFGNGETISLRGKLEFLQQNEYDITNIELNLDGLDGKMSGYHIHMTPIEQDLEFPCESTSLYGHWNPFSINVSNTLSAGEGTTDQYEMGDLSGKFGTLENRKRYMKTFNDTILPLFGLNSILGRSIVIHKKQKNLRWACSTIERGYSPSEAIELRAIASFHHPQGFAYGYIRMTQLIHHDGSQSETVIEIKLRHPGKHDRNITRNHNWAIYVNPVGVDAAVQVKDTRCVAGGYIWNPYFTQLADPLNDDLYRQECGPDLPLRCYVGDISGRLGPIDIGLQRQVFTDSNFPLAGTVSAMGRSIVIFDKNFGTDRFACANIEPDNDIVKYTNIRKPPRFVVAQFLEDVRKIMGVPDWMLSIDTRKTKILHSGACIQFLMHFKGPIASTLEQDFNKLISTGRLDTPSLYIPGYVPTKRKATLGYRQCGNQDPNDKRSKFSLPNISSSQCSKLTLIVATCIITKLL; encoded by the exons ATGCCTGGAAACGAAACAGGATCAGTGGAAATTCCGAACATAAGTTTAACCGGAGAAATGGGTTTATGGGGCAAAGGTCTGATATTCCAAGACACATATTCATCCAGAACCATTTGCGCTTCGATAACg GTACTAGAAAAGAATGTAGAGAAATTTGCGGAAGCACGTTTTCTCGAAACTATAGCGGGAAGCGTATGGTTTCGATGGCTGGGTGGTCACGGTGGTGATAATGTTAGCGATACCataatttacgtaaatttGTATCAtgttaataacaaaaaattgcAAGGTATAAAATACACAGAAcattattggaaaatttatgtGACGGACATTTTTGACATTAGTAAAG ACAAATCAAGTTGCAACATTTTACAAACTGTCTTTGATCCTGATAACGCGGGCAATGGCAAGGCGATTGGTGATATCGATGCACGTTTAGGCAAGATAAAAGTAGCTGTGGATCATCGTAACGAATATAAAACCGTATACAAAGATTCAAAGTTGTCTCTGCTACCTTCTACCGATTTACTCGGACCACATCGTCAATTATATTTAGTCATATTTCATCCGAAACACGATGATTCCATTTTACATTGCAGTAAGATTAATCATAGGAAACCTGTCCTTGCCAA aactttaattaattctcaCGGTATCAAAGGAGATGTATCCCTGTCTCAAGTGACTCCATTCGATCCAACATGGGTTAACGTATCATTGACACCGATCAATGATTTAGGAACGAGATTACGCTATGCTACTAAGATAAagtcatataatattcatgAACTACCTCCAGATCCAATAAAAGCTTCGAATAACTTTGCCAAAGTATGCGAAACAACtaagaaaatgtataatcCAAGTAATATCAATATAATGGATGTACCACCAGCAG GGCTTGGAACTCAAGATCAATATGCTATTGGTGATCTTTCTGGGAAACTTCAAGGTCGTAAAGAAGGATCCTATCATTATGATATTTTACCAGGGAGTGCCAAACTTAATGGAATTTATTGGGATACGTACCTTCCACTCTCAGGGACACATAGTGTGATTCACAGAAGCCTTGTTCTTCACAA ATATAATGAAACTGATAATAAGAGCATCGTACCATGGATCTGCGGTACCTTGAATCTTTATTTACCAGATAATATTGGACAAATACCAATGGTAACTGCACAAGTAATATACAGATATCCTATTGTtgggaaaataattttccgtCAACCTAAAAATGACCCTCAAATGGATACtacaattataattgaaaatttagttCATGCGGATGGTAACGctttaaataattcagaatTACACAG gtGGATGGTTCATGATAATCCACCAGGCAAAGATTATTATAACTGGACAGGCAGATGTTTAAGCGCTGGTGAACCTTATAATCCTTACAAG GTAGAATGGAATTCAAATCCTAGTGAATATTGTTCAATGTCAGAAGCATCATTATGTCGTGTGGGTGACCTAACAAGACATAGTACAATCGACATTGCTGGCAAAAAGCTTTATGGGAGTCTATTAACACGAAGACTCTTCACGGATACGATGTTACCTCTGTCAGGTCCCCATAGTATATTAGGTAAAAGTTTAGTGATATATGATGACCATGGACCTCGTGCAAGAGGAGAAAGACTAGCATGTTCAAT AATTAGTGAAACATACCATCGCAAAGCAGTAGCAAGAGACTGGTTTGGAAATGGAGAAACAATTTCGCTAAGAGGAAAATTAGAATTCTTACAACAAAATGAATATGATATCACAAATATAGAACTAAATCTTGATGGTCTAGATGGGAAAATGAGTGGATATCACATACATATG ACTCCGATTGAACAAGATTTAGAATTTCCATGTGAAAGCACATCCCTGTATGGGCATTGGAATCCATTTAGTATCAATGTAAGTAACACGCTATCTGCAGGAGAAGGAACGACTGATCAATATGAAATGGGTGATCTTAGTGGAAAGTTTGGCActttagaaaatagaaaaagatatatgaaaACTTTCAATGATACGATACTTCCTTTATTTGGACTAAACAGTATACTAGGTCGAAGTATAGTGATTCacaaaaagcaaaaaaatttGAG ATGGGCTTGTTCAACTATAGAAAGGGGATATTCGCCATCTGAGGCTATAGAATTAAGAGCAATTGCATCTTTTCATCATCCACAAGGTTTTGCATATGGCTATATAAGAAtg ACACAACTTATTCACCATGATGGTAGTCAAAGTGAAAcggtaattgaaataaaattacgacaTCCTGGAAAACATGATCGTAATATT ACAAGAAACCACAATTGGGCGATATATGTAAATCCTGTTGGAGTAGATGCAGCTGTTCAAGTAAAGGATACTAGATGTGTAGCTGGTGGATATATATGGAATCCCTACTTTACACAGCTAGCAGATcctttaaat gATGATCTGTACAGACAAGAATGTGGTCCTGATTTGCCACTTAGATGTTATGTAGGAGATATATCAGGTCGATTGGGTCCTATCGATATAGGACTTCAAAGACAAGTTTTTACAGACTCGAATTTCCCATTAGCAGGAACAGTATCTGCAATGGGAAGATCTATCGttatttttgacaaaaatttTGGCACTGACAGATTTGCATGTGCTAACATTGAGCCTGATAACGACATTGTGAAGTATACAAATATAAGAAAACCACCTCGCTTCGTAGT GGCACAATTTCTAGAagatgtaagaaaaattatggGTGTTCCAGATTGGATGTTATCCATAGATACTagaaaaacaaagattttACATAGTGGAGCATGCATTCAGTTTTTAATGCATTTTAAGG GTCCAATTGCTAGCACGTTAGAACaagattttaataaacttaTATCAACTGGACGATTAGACACACCTAGTTTGTATATTCCAGGATATGTTCCAACAAAACGAAAAGCAACATTAGGTTATCGCCAATGTGGAAATCAAGATCCAAATGATAAAA GATCCAAATTTTCCCTACCAAATATATCTTCATCACAGTGTTCAAAACTTACTTTAATTGTTGCTACGTgtattattactaaattattataa